A window from Cinclus cinclus chromosome 4, bCinCin1.1, whole genome shotgun sequence encodes these proteins:
- the AMN1 gene encoding protein AMN1 homolog isoform X3, whose amino-acid sequence MSRQGQITDANISEVLHPAVESLDLRDCDISDNALLQLYNCKQLKKINLNSCKENRFGITSEGVIALALSCPYLREASFKRCCDITDSGVLALALNCQFLQIVNLGSCSGIMDASLQALGENCKFLHSVDFSSTQVTDDGVVALVSGTCSENLKEIHMERCVNLTDVAVEAVLTCCPKIHIFLFHGCPLITDRSRDALEQLIISNKIKQLTWTVY is encoded by the exons ATGAGTAGGCAAGGGCAAATAACTGATGCAAATATTAGTGAG GTATTGCACCCTGCTGTGGAGTCTCTGGACCTCCGAGACTGTGATATTTCAGATAATGCATTATTGCAGCTTTATAACTgcaagcagctgaaaaaaatcaacttaAATTCTTGCAAGGAGAACAGATTTGGAATTACTTCAGAAG GGGTCATAGCACTGGCCTTATCCTGTCCTTACCTGCGTGAAGCATCTTTCAAAAGGTGCTGTGATATAACTGACAGTGGAGTTCTGGCTCTGGCACTCAACTGCCAATTCCTACAAATAGTGAACCTGGGCAGCTGCTCAGGCATCATGGATGCATCTCTGCAGGCACTAGGGGAGAACTGCAAATTTCTTCACAGTGTGGACTTCTCATCTACTCAG gtAACAGATGATGGCGTTGTAGCACTGGTGAGTGGAACGTGTTCAGAGAATTTAAAG GAGATCCACATGGAGCGCTGTGTGAATCTGACAGACGTCGCTGTGGAAGCCGTCCTTACTTGTTGTCCCAAGATACACATCTTTCTGTTCCATGGATGCCCACTGATAACAG ATCGTTCCCGAGATGCTTTAGAGCAACTCATCATATCAAACAAAATCAAGCAACTAACATGGACTGTTTACTGA
- the AMN1 gene encoding protein AMN1 homolog isoform X4: MSWDSAGEEVRLLLDLCLQCLTKNLYRYSADIKSLPPNIKDKLIKLMSRQGQITDANISEVLHPAVESLDLRDCDISDNALLQLYNCKQLKKINLNSCKENRFGITSEGVIALALSCPYLREASFKRCCDITDSGVLALALNCQFLQIVNLGSCSGIMDASLQALGENCKFLHSVDFSSTQVTDDGVVALVSGTCSENLKEIHMERCVNLTDVAVEAVLTCCPKIHIFLFHGCPLITDRSRDALEQLIISNKIKQLTWTVY, encoded by the exons ATGCCTTCAGTGTTTGACAAAGAACCTTTACAGATACTCTGCAGATATTAAGTCATTGCCACCCAATATAAAGGATAAACTTATTAAGTTGATGAGTAGGCAAGGGCAAATAACTGATGCAAATATTAGTGAG GTATTGCACCCTGCTGTGGAGTCTCTGGACCTCCGAGACTGTGATATTTCAGATAATGCATTATTGCAGCTTTATAACTgcaagcagctgaaaaaaatcaacttaAATTCTTGCAAGGAGAACAGATTTGGAATTACTTCAGAAG GGGTCATAGCACTGGCCTTATCCTGTCCTTACCTGCGTGAAGCATCTTTCAAAAGGTGCTGTGATATAACTGACAGTGGAGTTCTGGCTCTGGCACTCAACTGCCAATTCCTACAAATAGTGAACCTGGGCAGCTGCTCAGGCATCATGGATGCATCTCTGCAGGCACTAGGGGAGAACTGCAAATTTCTTCACAGTGTGGACTTCTCATCTACTCAG gtAACAGATGATGGCGTTGTAGCACTGGTGAGTGGAACGTGTTCAGAGAATTTAAAG GAGATCCACATGGAGCGCTGTGTGAATCTGACAGACGTCGCTGTGGAAGCCGTCCTTACTTGTTGTCCCAAGATACACATCTTTCTGTTCCATGGATGCCCACTGATAACAG ATCGTTCCCGAGATGCTTTAGAGCAACTCATCATATCAAACAAAATCAAGCAACTAACATGGACTGTTTACTGA
- the AMN1 gene encoding protein AMN1 homolog isoform X1: MLISPAGGRHGSRFRKARLRRARCLQCLTKNLYRYSADIKSLPPNIKDKLIKLMSRQGQITDANISEVLHPAVESLDLRDCDISDNALLQLYNCKQLKKINLNSCKENRFGITSEGVIALALSCPYLREASFKRCCDITDSGVLALALNCQFLQIVNLGSCSGIMDASLQALGENCKFLHSVDFSSTQVTDDGVVALVSGTCSENLKEIHMERCVNLTDVAVEAVLTCCPKIHIFLFHGCPLITDRSRDALEQLIISNKIKQLTWTVY; the protein is encoded by the exons ATGCCTTCAGTGTTTGACAAAGAACCTTTACAGATACTCTGCAGATATTAAGTCATTGCCACCCAATATAAAGGATAAACTTATTAAGTTGATGAGTAGGCAAGGGCAAATAACTGATGCAAATATTAGTGAG GTATTGCACCCTGCTGTGGAGTCTCTGGACCTCCGAGACTGTGATATTTCAGATAATGCATTATTGCAGCTTTATAACTgcaagcagctgaaaaaaatcaacttaAATTCTTGCAAGGAGAACAGATTTGGAATTACTTCAGAAG GGGTCATAGCACTGGCCTTATCCTGTCCTTACCTGCGTGAAGCATCTTTCAAAAGGTGCTGTGATATAACTGACAGTGGAGTTCTGGCTCTGGCACTCAACTGCCAATTCCTACAAATAGTGAACCTGGGCAGCTGCTCAGGCATCATGGATGCATCTCTGCAGGCACTAGGGGAGAACTGCAAATTTCTTCACAGTGTGGACTTCTCATCTACTCAG gtAACAGATGATGGCGTTGTAGCACTGGTGAGTGGAACGTGTTCAGAGAATTTAAAG GAGATCCACATGGAGCGCTGTGTGAATCTGACAGACGTCGCTGTGGAAGCCGTCCTTACTTGTTGTCCCAAGATACACATCTTTCTGTTCCATGGATGCCCACTGATAACAG ATCGTTCCCGAGATGCTTTAGAGCAACTCATCATATCAAACAAAATCAAGCAACTAACATGGACTGTTTACTGA
- the AMN1 gene encoding protein AMN1 homolog isoform X2, whose protein sequence is MLKAGSLTFLLLHSPLCSACMFVLHPAVESLDLRDCDISDNALLQLYNCKQLKKINLNSCKENRFGITSEGVIALALSCPYLREASFKRCCDITDSGVLALALNCQFLQIVNLGSCSGIMDASLQALGENCKFLHSVDFSSTQVTDDGVVALVSGTCSENLKEIHMERCVNLTDVAVEAVLTCCPKIHIFLFHGCPLITDRSRDALEQLIISNKIKQLTWTVY, encoded by the exons GTATTGCACCCTGCTGTGGAGTCTCTGGACCTCCGAGACTGTGATATTTCAGATAATGCATTATTGCAGCTTTATAACTgcaagcagctgaaaaaaatcaacttaAATTCTTGCAAGGAGAACAGATTTGGAATTACTTCAGAAG GGGTCATAGCACTGGCCTTATCCTGTCCTTACCTGCGTGAAGCATCTTTCAAAAGGTGCTGTGATATAACTGACAGTGGAGTTCTGGCTCTGGCACTCAACTGCCAATTCCTACAAATAGTGAACCTGGGCAGCTGCTCAGGCATCATGGATGCATCTCTGCAGGCACTAGGGGAGAACTGCAAATTTCTTCACAGTGTGGACTTCTCATCTACTCAG gtAACAGATGATGGCGTTGTAGCACTGGTGAGTGGAACGTGTTCAGAGAATTTAAAG GAGATCCACATGGAGCGCTGTGTGAATCTGACAGACGTCGCTGTGGAAGCCGTCCTTACTTGTTGTCCCAAGATACACATCTTTCTGTTCCATGGATGCCCACTGATAACAG ATCGTTCCCGAGATGCTTTAGAGCAACTCATCATATCAAACAAAATCAAGCAACTAACATGGACTGTTTACTGA
- the ETFBKMT gene encoding electron transfer flavoprotein beta subunit lysine methyltransferase, translating into MTFRGWKWLLLLGRQNSLAKVWRSRRGGPSLCWRRCCHWSTGKPLDPEVRAFLEENTEVTNSGHLTPEIRLRLLTPRCRFWREKPDLWPYGDPFWAIYWPGGQALSRYILDNPHVVKGRSVLDLGSGCGATAIAAVMSGASHVLANDIDPIAGMAMILNCELNHLNPFPITIKNIINSEAGNWDLIVLGDMFYDEQLADGLHHWLQKCIRIHQTEVLIGDPGRHQFLSHSIRSQLHKVIEYSLPEYTRQENHGLTSSIVWSYQPSNSLDNS; encoded by the exons ATGACCTTCCGTGGCTGGAAGTGGCTGCTCCTCTTGGGCAGGCAGAACAGCCTTGCCAAGGTGTGGAGAAGCAGGAGGGGAGGCCCCTCTCTGTGCTGGAGGCGCTGCTGCCATTGGAGCACAGGCAAGCCTCTGGACCCCGAGGTGAGAGCATTTTTGGAGGAGAACACCGAGGTCACCAACAGCGGGCACCTCACACCAGAGATCCGGCTGCGCCTCCTCACCCCTCGCTGCAGGTTCTGGAGAGAAAAACCTGACCTGTGGCCTTATGGGGACCCTTTCTGGGCAATTTACTGGCCAGGAGGCCAAGCCCTCTCCAG gtatATTTTAGATAATCCACACGTGGTTAAAGGGCGATCGGTTCTGGATCTTGGAAGTGGGTGTGGAGCAACAGCAATAGCTGCTGTGATGAGTGGTGCATCCCACGTCCTTGCCAATGACATTGACCCTA TTGCAGGAATGGCAATGATCTTGAACTGTGAACTGAACCACCTGAATCCCTTCCCCATCACCATTAAGAACATCATCAATTCAGAGGCTGGCAACTGGGACCTCATAGTTCTAGGAGATATGTTTTATGATGAACAGCTTGCTGATGGTCTGCATCACTGGCTGCAGAAGTGCATCAGGATTCACCAGACTGAAGTGCTGATTGGTGACCCTGGCAGGCATCAGTTTTTAAGCCACAGCATTCGCAGTCAGCTGCACAAAGTTATAGAATATTCACTGCCTGAGTATACAAGACAAGAAAACCATGGGCTAACATCAAGTATTGTCTGGAGTTATCAGCCCTCAAACAGCTTAGACAACTCTTGA